Proteins from a single region of Colias croceus chromosome Z, ilColCroc2.1:
- the LOC123705084 gene encoding JNK-interacting protein 3 isoform X6, with the protein MNFEDSSSSGYVTAETIYGTHEDSHVVMSEKVQTLAGSIYQEFERMIARYDEDVVKTLMPLLVNVLECLDSAYQTNQEHEVELELLREDNEQLVTQYEREKAARKHAEQKLLEAEDHYEGERKDLTGRLEALDSIVRMLELKHKNSLDHASRLEERENELKKEYAKLHERYTELFKTHMDYMERTKLLLSTASDRSEVRGRLGLNPVGRSSGPISFGFASLDGSVNVVEQTESIPGSPVSLSSSPSSPPIGSELAAVTTVERAHQTDPITQQSQATSPVAPPSTNTGKSQTKSERRCGNTLYQELAFHDTDATMVDGDDGGDITGSWVHPGEYASSGMGKEVENLILENNELLATKNALNVVKDDLIVKVDELTGEQEILREEVANLSSAREKLRERVTQLEEELRHLKETMSSNAGGGDNEDEADVPMAQRRKFTRVEMARVLMERNQYKERFMELQDAVRWTEMVRASRVESTMDKKSKQSIWTFFSKLFSTERPQRPLSTPHLKAVAAPSPPLRHSRTQADFLETQLSDHHHRRQERSEQFRQVRAHVRKEDGRTQAYGWSLPGKSGQGQKGPNVSLSSGGVPVPVPVFCRPIAEAEPRMTLLCAAAVNLNGGKSPDGRNIGDSVTMCLAYEMSKAQSAGSPEIEQIGSELQSTHTVDNMERNMSSLVWICSSTQTKGIVMIIDANNPAEVIESFTVSDKHILCVASVPGAVEDDHHEYEERMTENETKRHSGSLFCVSKSDSTESQNNGLPLTATSSSSGENGAKEVIVGSTRMVQATILTPPSTPAKETPPPINEQPPKESAIDNIEDAETIVAESPPLSSTPVNNTERRTSPEPGVDAFAQEQSNAESRDVPQERITTATPTMWLGTKSGNLYVHSAVTDYSKCLARVKLNDAILSIVACWSRCIVALADGTVAIFSRLADGQWDFSQYLLMVLGDPKCSVRCLSAVGSGTVWCGYRNKVHVIEPRAGVLLHSLEAHPRQESQVRQMACEGDGVWVTIKMDSTLRLYHAHTYQHLKDVDIEPYVSKMLGTGKLGFSLVRITALLISSGRLWIGTSNGVVISVPLSENQRDAIRSTSPAGVIPLCSMAHAQLSFHGHRDAVTFFVAVPGAGSPRTPDSPDQGPTPPPTLVISGGEGYIDFRIADSEMEDSVVVAEDGSSSGHSSLVERASKSHLIVWQVATA; encoded by the exons ATGAATTTCGAAGACAGTTCGAGTAGTGGCTATGTCACGGCGGAAACCATATACGGCACCCATGAAGACTCACACGTAGTGATGTCGGAGAAGGTACAGACCCTGGCTGGAAGTATTTACCAAGAGTTTGAACGTATGATAGCGCGCTACGATGAAGATGTGGTGAAAACATTGATGCCGTTGCTGGTTAACGTTCTGGAGTGTTTAGATTCTGCCTACCAAACCAACCAGGAGCATGAAGTGGAACTGGAATTATTGCGGGAAGACAACGAACAACTGGTCACGCAATATGAACGCGAGAAGGCGGCGAGGAAGCATGCGGAACAGAAG TTACTTGAAGCTGAAGATCACTATGAAGGCGAGAGAAAAGATCTTACGGGCAGACTTGAGGCACTCGACAGTATTGTCCGGATGCTTGAGTTGAAGCATAAGAATTCTCTGGACCACGCCAGCAGGTTGGAAGAGCGGGAAAATGAATTGAAAAAg GAATATGCCAAACTGCATGAACGCTACACTGAGCTTTTCAAGACGCATATGGATTACATGGAGCGAACCAAACTCCTGTTAAGCACCGCAAGTGATCGCAGCGAAGTTCGTGGTAGGCTTGGCCTAAATCCTGTTGGGAGGTCTAGTG GTCCTATTTCGTTTGGGTTTGCTTCTCTCGATGGTTCTGTGAATGTTGTTGAGCAGACGGAGAGCATTCCTGGCAGTCCAGTGAGCCTCTCGTCGTCACCATCGTCACCACCTATTG GCTCTGAATTAGCGGCAGTAACAACGGTTGAGCGGGCTCACCAAACTGACCCTATTACGCAGCAGAGTCAG GCCACATCTCCAGTGGCGCCGCCAAGTACCAACACGGGCAAGTCGCAGACCAAGAGCGAGAGACGATGCGGCAACACGCTGTACCAAGAGCTGGCGTTCCACGATACAGACGCTACTATGGTGGACGGTGATGATGGTGGTGATATAACTG GCAGCTGGGTCCACCCGGGAGAATACGCGTCGTCAG gAATGGGCAAGGAAGTGGAAAATCTTATCCTGGAGAACAACGAACTTTTGGCCACCAA AAACGCGCTGAACGTGGTTAAAGACGATCTTATAGTAAAAGTGGACGAATTGACCGGCGAGCAAGAGATACTAAGAGAAGAAGTAGCGAACCTCAGCTCTGCTCGAGAGAAACTCAGGGAACGCGTCACGCAATTGGAAGAAGAGCTGAGACATTTGAAG GAGACAATGAGCTCGAACGCCGGCGGTGGGGATAACGAAGATGAGGCCGATGTGCCGATGGCGCAGCGGAGGAAGTTCACGCGAGTCGAAATGGCCAGAGTGCTTATGGAACGGAATCAGTATAAG GAACGTTTCATGGAGCTGCAAGACGCTGTCCGCTGGACGGAGATGGTGCGTGCGAGTCGCGTTGAGTCCACCATGGATAAGAAGAGCAAGCAGAGTATCTGGACTTTTTTCAGTAAACTCTttag CACGGAACGCCCCCAGAGACCGCTATCGACGCCGCATCTCAAAGCGGTGGCTGCTCCATCACCGCCGCTGCGTCACTCGCGCACGCAAGCGGACTTTCTCGAGACACAGCTGTCGGACCACCACCATAGGCGGCAGGAGAGGAGCGAGCAGTTTCGCCAG GTTCGAGCGCACGTGCGTAAAGAAGATGGCCGCACGCAAGCCTACGGGTGGAGTTTGCCCGGGAAAAGCGGTCAAGGACAAAAAGGTCCAAATGTGTCACTATCATCCGGTGGTGTTCCAGTCCCAGTGCCGGTATTCTGCAG ACCCATCGCAGAAGCAGAACCTCGTATGACTCTGCTCTGTGCCGCTGCAGTGAACTTGAACGGTGGCAAGTCGCCAGATGGCCGTAACATTGGCGATAGCGTTACTATGTGCCTAG CATACGAAATGAGCAAGGCGCAGTCAGCCGGGTCTCCGGAAATAGAACAAATTGGTTCCGAACTACAATCCACCCATACCGTCGATAATATGGAGAGAAATATGTCATCGCTAGTCTGGATCTGTTCCAGCACACAGACCAAGGGCATTGTTATG ATAATCGACGCTAACAACCCAGCGGAGGTGATAGAATCGTTCACGGTGAGCGACAAGCACATACTGTGCGTCGCGTCCGTGCCCGGCGCGGTGGAGGACGACCACCACGAGTACGAGGAGCGCATGACTGAGAACGAGACTAAGAGACACTCT GGCTCGTTGTTCTGTGTCAGTAAGAGTGACTCGACGGAGAGTCAAAATAATGGTCTGCCATTAACAGCCACTAGTAGCAGTTCTGGTGAGAACGGTGCTAAAGAAGTCATCGTTGGTAGTACACGGATG GTGCAAGCAACAATTCTAACCCCGCCCAGCACACCAGCAAAAGAAACGCCGCCGCCGATCAACGAGCAACCGCCAAAGGAATCCGCCATAGACAATATAGAGGACGCCGAAACTATTGTCGCCGAGAGCCCGCCGCTCAGCTCTACGCCTGTTAATA ATACAGAAAGACGCACTTCTCCAGAGCCGGGTGTCGACGCGTTTGCGCAAGAGCAGTCGAACGCTGAGAGTCGGGATGTGCCGCAAGAGCGCATCACTACGGCCACGCCCACTATGTGGCTCGGCACTAAGAGCGGCAATCTCTACGTGCACTCCGCTGTGACGGATTATAGCAAGTGTTTAGCCag gGTGAAATTGAACGACGCGATTTTATCCATCGTGGCCTGTTGGTCGCGTTGTATAGTGGCGCTGGCTGATGGTACTGTGGCCATATTCTCGCGGCTCGCGGACGGACAGTGGGACTTCTCGCAATATCTCCTTATGGTGCTTGGCGACCCTAAGTGTTCAG TGCGGTGCCTCAGTGCTGTGGGCAGCGGTACAGTGTGGTGCGGCTACCGCAACAAGGTGCACGTGATCGAGCCGCGCGCGGGCGTGCTGCTGCACTCGCTGGAGGCGCACCCGCGGCAAGAGAGCCAAGTGCGCCAGATGGCGTGCGAGGGAGACGGCGTGTGG GTGACAATCAAAATGGATTCAACGCTGCGTCTGTACCACGCGCATACGTACCAACATTTGAAGGACGTCGACATCGAGCCGTATGTTAGCAAGATGCTCGGCACCGGCAAGTTGGGATTCTCTCTCGTGAGGATCACGGCGTTGCTCATTAGTTCGGGGAGACTGTGGATCGGCACTAGCAATGGGGTTGTTATATCTGTGCCGCTATCTGAGAATCAAAG AGACGCAATCAGATCAACAAGTCCTGCTGGCGTGATCCCGCTATGTTCTATGGCCCACGCTCAGCTCAGCTTCCACGGGCACCGGGACGCGGTGACGTTCTTCGTCGCAGTCCCCGGGGCCGGGTCCCCGCGGACCCCGGACTCCCCGGACCAGGGTCCCACACCACCCCCCACTCTGGTCATATCCGGGGGCGAGGGGTACATCGACTTTAGAATAG CTGATTCGGAGATGGAGGACAGCGTGGTGGTGGCGGAGGACGGGTCGTCGAGCGGGCACAGCTCGCTGGTGGAGCGGGCCAGCAAGAGCCACCTGATCGTGTGGCAAGTGGCCACCGCCTAA
- the LOC123705084 gene encoding JNK-interacting protein 3 isoform X3, translated as MNFEDSSSSGYVTAETIYGTHEDSHVVMSEKVQTLAGSIYQEFERMIARYDEDVVKTLMPLLVNVLECLDSAYQTNQEHEVELELLREDNEQLVTQYEREKAARKHAEQKLLEAEDHYEGERKDLTGRLEALDSIVRMLELKHKNSLDHASRLEERENELKKEYAKLHERYTELFKTHMDYMERTKLLLSTASDRSEVRGRLGLNPVGRSSGPISFGFASLDGSVNVVEQTESIPGSPVSLSSSPSSPPIGSELAAVTTVERAHQTDPITQQSQATSPVAPPSTNTGKSQTKSERRCGNTLYQELAFHDTDATMVDGDDGGDITGSWVHPGEYASSVNDNYFGMGKEVENLILENNELLATKNALNVVKDDLIVKVDELTGEQEILREEVANLSSAREKLRERVTQLEEELRHLKETMSSNAGGGDNEDEADVPMAQRRKFTRVEMARVLMERNQYKERFMELQDAVRWTEMVRASRVESTMDKKSKQSIWTFFSKLFSTERPQRPLSTPHLKAVAAPSPPLRHSRTQADFLETQLSDHHHRRQERSEQFRQVRAHVRKEDGRTQAYGWSLPGKSGQGQKGPNVSLSSGGVPVPVPVFCRPIAEAEPRMTLLCAAAVNLNGGKSPDGRNIGDSVTMCLAYEMSKAQSAGSPEIEQIGSELQSTHTVDNMERNMSSLVWICSSTQTKGIVMIIDANNPAEVIESFTVSDKHILCVASVPGAVEDDHHEYEERMTENETKRHSYEERMTENETKRHSGSLFCVSKSDSTESQNNGLPLTATSSSSGENGAKEVIVGSTRMVQATILTPPSTPAKETPPPINEQPPKESAIDNIEDAETIVAESPPLSSTPVNKPGVDAFAQEQSNAESRDVPQERITTATPTMWLGTKSGNLYVHSAVTDYSKCLARVKLNDAILSIVACWSRCIVALADGTVAIFSRLADGQWDFSQYLLMVLGDPKCSVRCLSAVGSGTVWCGYRNKVHVIEPRAGVLLHSLEAHPRQESQVRQMACEGDGVWVTIKMDSTLRLYHAHTYQHLKDVDIEPYVSKMLGTGKLGFSLVRITALLISSGRLWIGTSNGVVISVPLSENQRDAIRSTSPAGVIPLCSMAHAQLSFHGHRDAVTFFVAVPGAGSPRTPDSPDQGPTPPPTLVISGGEGYIDFRIADSEMEDSVVVAEDGSSSGHSSLVERASKSHLIVWQVATA; from the exons ATGAATTTCGAAGACAGTTCGAGTAGTGGCTATGTCACGGCGGAAACCATATACGGCACCCATGAAGACTCACACGTAGTGATGTCGGAGAAGGTACAGACCCTGGCTGGAAGTATTTACCAAGAGTTTGAACGTATGATAGCGCGCTACGATGAAGATGTGGTGAAAACATTGATGCCGTTGCTGGTTAACGTTCTGGAGTGTTTAGATTCTGCCTACCAAACCAACCAGGAGCATGAAGTGGAACTGGAATTATTGCGGGAAGACAACGAACAACTGGTCACGCAATATGAACGCGAGAAGGCGGCGAGGAAGCATGCGGAACAGAAG TTACTTGAAGCTGAAGATCACTATGAAGGCGAGAGAAAAGATCTTACGGGCAGACTTGAGGCACTCGACAGTATTGTCCGGATGCTTGAGTTGAAGCATAAGAATTCTCTGGACCACGCCAGCAGGTTGGAAGAGCGGGAAAATGAATTGAAAAAg GAATATGCCAAACTGCATGAACGCTACACTGAGCTTTTCAAGACGCATATGGATTACATGGAGCGAACCAAACTCCTGTTAAGCACCGCAAGTGATCGCAGCGAAGTTCGTGGTAGGCTTGGCCTAAATCCTGTTGGGAGGTCTAGTG GTCCTATTTCGTTTGGGTTTGCTTCTCTCGATGGTTCTGTGAATGTTGTTGAGCAGACGGAGAGCATTCCTGGCAGTCCAGTGAGCCTCTCGTCGTCACCATCGTCACCACCTATTG GCTCTGAATTAGCGGCAGTAACAACGGTTGAGCGGGCTCACCAAACTGACCCTATTACGCAGCAGAGTCAG GCCACATCTCCAGTGGCGCCGCCAAGTACCAACACGGGCAAGTCGCAGACCAAGAGCGAGAGACGATGCGGCAACACGCTGTACCAAGAGCTGGCGTTCCACGATACAGACGCTACTATGGTGGACGGTGATGATGGTGGTGATATAACTG GCAGCTGGGTCCACCCGGGAGAATACGCGTCGTCAG TTAACGATAATTATTTCG gAATGGGCAAGGAAGTGGAAAATCTTATCCTGGAGAACAACGAACTTTTGGCCACCAA AAACGCGCTGAACGTGGTTAAAGACGATCTTATAGTAAAAGTGGACGAATTGACCGGCGAGCAAGAGATACTAAGAGAAGAAGTAGCGAACCTCAGCTCTGCTCGAGAGAAACTCAGGGAACGCGTCACGCAATTGGAAGAAGAGCTGAGACATTTGAAG GAGACAATGAGCTCGAACGCCGGCGGTGGGGATAACGAAGATGAGGCCGATGTGCCGATGGCGCAGCGGAGGAAGTTCACGCGAGTCGAAATGGCCAGAGTGCTTATGGAACGGAATCAGTATAAG GAACGTTTCATGGAGCTGCAAGACGCTGTCCGCTGGACGGAGATGGTGCGTGCGAGTCGCGTTGAGTCCACCATGGATAAGAAGAGCAAGCAGAGTATCTGGACTTTTTTCAGTAAACTCTttag CACGGAACGCCCCCAGAGACCGCTATCGACGCCGCATCTCAAAGCGGTGGCTGCTCCATCACCGCCGCTGCGTCACTCGCGCACGCAAGCGGACTTTCTCGAGACACAGCTGTCGGACCACCACCATAGGCGGCAGGAGAGGAGCGAGCAGTTTCGCCAG GTTCGAGCGCACGTGCGTAAAGAAGATGGCCGCACGCAAGCCTACGGGTGGAGTTTGCCCGGGAAAAGCGGTCAAGGACAAAAAGGTCCAAATGTGTCACTATCATCCGGTGGTGTTCCAGTCCCAGTGCCGGTATTCTGCAG ACCCATCGCAGAAGCAGAACCTCGTATGACTCTGCTCTGTGCCGCTGCAGTGAACTTGAACGGTGGCAAGTCGCCAGATGGCCGTAACATTGGCGATAGCGTTACTATGTGCCTAG CATACGAAATGAGCAAGGCGCAGTCAGCCGGGTCTCCGGAAATAGAACAAATTGGTTCCGAACTACAATCCACCCATACCGTCGATAATATGGAGAGAAATATGTCATCGCTAGTCTGGATCTGTTCCAGCACACAGACCAAGGGCATTGTTATG ATAATCGACGCTAACAACCCAGCGGAGGTGATAGAATCGTTCACGGTGAGCGACAAGCACATACTGTGCGTCGCGTCCGTGCCCGGCGCGGTGGAGGACGACCACCACGAGTACGAGGAGCGCATGACTGAGAACGAGACTAAGAGACACTCT TACGAGGAGCGCATGACGGAGAACGAGACTAAGAGACACTCT GGCTCGTTGTTCTGTGTCAGTAAGAGTGACTCGACGGAGAGTCAAAATAATGGTCTGCCATTAACAGCCACTAGTAGCAGTTCTGGTGAGAACGGTGCTAAAGAAGTCATCGTTGGTAGTACACGGATG GTGCAAGCAACAATTCTAACCCCGCCCAGCACACCAGCAAAAGAAACGCCGCCGCCGATCAACGAGCAACCGCCAAAGGAATCCGCCATAGACAATATAGAGGACGCCGAAACTATTGTCGCCGAGAGCCCGCCGCTCAGCTCTACGCCTGTTAATA AGCCGGGTGTCGACGCGTTTGCGCAAGAGCAGTCGAACGCTGAGAGTCGGGATGTGCCGCAAGAGCGCATCACTACGGCCACGCCCACTATGTGGCTCGGCACTAAGAGCGGCAATCTCTACGTGCACTCCGCTGTGACGGATTATAGCAAGTGTTTAGCCag gGTGAAATTGAACGACGCGATTTTATCCATCGTGGCCTGTTGGTCGCGTTGTATAGTGGCGCTGGCTGATGGTACTGTGGCCATATTCTCGCGGCTCGCGGACGGACAGTGGGACTTCTCGCAATATCTCCTTATGGTGCTTGGCGACCCTAAGTGTTCAG TGCGGTGCCTCAGTGCTGTGGGCAGCGGTACAGTGTGGTGCGGCTACCGCAACAAGGTGCACGTGATCGAGCCGCGCGCGGGCGTGCTGCTGCACTCGCTGGAGGCGCACCCGCGGCAAGAGAGCCAAGTGCGCCAGATGGCGTGCGAGGGAGACGGCGTGTGG GTGACAATCAAAATGGATTCAACGCTGCGTCTGTACCACGCGCATACGTACCAACATTTGAAGGACGTCGACATCGAGCCGTATGTTAGCAAGATGCTCGGCACCGGCAAGTTGGGATTCTCTCTCGTGAGGATCACGGCGTTGCTCATTAGTTCGGGGAGACTGTGGATCGGCACTAGCAATGGGGTTGTTATATCTGTGCCGCTATCTGAGAATCAAAG AGACGCAATCAGATCAACAAGTCCTGCTGGCGTGATCCCGCTATGTTCTATGGCCCACGCTCAGCTCAGCTTCCACGGGCACCGGGACGCGGTGACGTTCTTCGTCGCAGTCCCCGGGGCCGGGTCCCCGCGGACCCCGGACTCCCCGGACCAGGGTCCCACACCACCCCCCACTCTGGTCATATCCGGGGGCGAGGGGTACATCGACTTTAGAATAG CTGATTCGGAGATGGAGGACAGCGTGGTGGTGGCGGAGGACGGGTCGTCGAGCGGGCACAGCTCGCTGGTGGAGCGGGCCAGCAAGAGCCACCTGATCGTGTGGCAAGTGGCCACCGCCTAA
- the LOC123705084 gene encoding JNK-interacting protein 3 isoform X1, producing the protein MNFEDSSSSGYVTAETIYGTHEDSHVVMSEKVQTLAGSIYQEFERMIARYDEDVVKTLMPLLVNVLECLDSAYQTNQEHEVELELLREDNEQLVTQYEREKAARKHAEQKLLEAEDHYEGERKDLTGRLEALDSIVRMLELKHKNSLDHASRLEERENELKKEYAKLHERYTELFKTHMDYMERTKLLLSTASDRSEVRGRLGLNPVGRSSGPISFGFASLDGSVNVVEQTESIPGSPVSLSSSPSSPPIGSELAAVTTVERAHQTDPITQQSQATSPVAPPSTNTGKSQTKSERRCGNTLYQELAFHDTDATMVDGDDGGDITGSWVHPGEYASSVNDNYFGMGKEVENLILENNELLATKNALNVVKDDLIVKVDELTGEQEILREEVANLSSAREKLRERVTQLEEELRHLKETMSSNAGGGDNEDEADVPMAQRRKFTRVEMARVLMERNQYKERFMELQDAVRWTEMVRASRVESTMDKKSKQSIWTFFSKLFSTERPQRPLSTPHLKAVAAPSPPLRHSRTQADFLETQLSDHHHRRQERSEQFRQVRAHVRKEDGRTQAYGWSLPGKSGQGQKGPNVSLSSGGVPVPVPVFCRPIAEAEPRMTLLCAAAVNLNGGKSPDGRNIGDSVTMCLAYEMSKAQSAGSPEIEQIGSELQSTHTVDNMERNMSSLVWICSSTQTKGIVMIIDANNPAEVIESFTVSDKHILCVASVPGAVEDDHHEYEERMTENETKRHSYEERMTENETKRHSGSLFCVSKSDSTESQNNGLPLTATSSSSGENGAKEVIVGSTRMVQATILTPPSTPAKETPPPINEQPPKESAIDNIEDAETIVAESPPLSSTPVNNTERRTSPEPGVDAFAQEQSNAESRDVPQERITTATPTMWLGTKSGNLYVHSAVTDYSKCLARVKLNDAILSIVACWSRCIVALADGTVAIFSRLADGQWDFSQYLLMVLGDPKCSVRCLSAVGSGTVWCGYRNKVHVIEPRAGVLLHSLEAHPRQESQVRQMACEGDGVWVTIKMDSTLRLYHAHTYQHLKDVDIEPYVSKMLGTGKLGFSLVRITALLISSGRLWIGTSNGVVISVPLSENQRDAIRSTSPAGVIPLCSMAHAQLSFHGHRDAVTFFVAVPGAGSPRTPDSPDQGPTPPPTLVISGGEGYIDFRIADSEMEDSVVVAEDGSSSGHSSLVERASKSHLIVWQVATA; encoded by the exons ATGAATTTCGAAGACAGTTCGAGTAGTGGCTATGTCACGGCGGAAACCATATACGGCACCCATGAAGACTCACACGTAGTGATGTCGGAGAAGGTACAGACCCTGGCTGGAAGTATTTACCAAGAGTTTGAACGTATGATAGCGCGCTACGATGAAGATGTGGTGAAAACATTGATGCCGTTGCTGGTTAACGTTCTGGAGTGTTTAGATTCTGCCTACCAAACCAACCAGGAGCATGAAGTGGAACTGGAATTATTGCGGGAAGACAACGAACAACTGGTCACGCAATATGAACGCGAGAAGGCGGCGAGGAAGCATGCGGAACAGAAG TTACTTGAAGCTGAAGATCACTATGAAGGCGAGAGAAAAGATCTTACGGGCAGACTTGAGGCACTCGACAGTATTGTCCGGATGCTTGAGTTGAAGCATAAGAATTCTCTGGACCACGCCAGCAGGTTGGAAGAGCGGGAAAATGAATTGAAAAAg GAATATGCCAAACTGCATGAACGCTACACTGAGCTTTTCAAGACGCATATGGATTACATGGAGCGAACCAAACTCCTGTTAAGCACCGCAAGTGATCGCAGCGAAGTTCGTGGTAGGCTTGGCCTAAATCCTGTTGGGAGGTCTAGTG GTCCTATTTCGTTTGGGTTTGCTTCTCTCGATGGTTCTGTGAATGTTGTTGAGCAGACGGAGAGCATTCCTGGCAGTCCAGTGAGCCTCTCGTCGTCACCATCGTCACCACCTATTG GCTCTGAATTAGCGGCAGTAACAACGGTTGAGCGGGCTCACCAAACTGACCCTATTACGCAGCAGAGTCAG GCCACATCTCCAGTGGCGCCGCCAAGTACCAACACGGGCAAGTCGCAGACCAAGAGCGAGAGACGATGCGGCAACACGCTGTACCAAGAGCTGGCGTTCCACGATACAGACGCTACTATGGTGGACGGTGATGATGGTGGTGATATAACTG GCAGCTGGGTCCACCCGGGAGAATACGCGTCGTCAG TTAACGATAATTATTTCG gAATGGGCAAGGAAGTGGAAAATCTTATCCTGGAGAACAACGAACTTTTGGCCACCAA AAACGCGCTGAACGTGGTTAAAGACGATCTTATAGTAAAAGTGGACGAATTGACCGGCGAGCAAGAGATACTAAGAGAAGAAGTAGCGAACCTCAGCTCTGCTCGAGAGAAACTCAGGGAACGCGTCACGCAATTGGAAGAAGAGCTGAGACATTTGAAG GAGACAATGAGCTCGAACGCCGGCGGTGGGGATAACGAAGATGAGGCCGATGTGCCGATGGCGCAGCGGAGGAAGTTCACGCGAGTCGAAATGGCCAGAGTGCTTATGGAACGGAATCAGTATAAG GAACGTTTCATGGAGCTGCAAGACGCTGTCCGCTGGACGGAGATGGTGCGTGCGAGTCGCGTTGAGTCCACCATGGATAAGAAGAGCAAGCAGAGTATCTGGACTTTTTTCAGTAAACTCTttag CACGGAACGCCCCCAGAGACCGCTATCGACGCCGCATCTCAAAGCGGTGGCTGCTCCATCACCGCCGCTGCGTCACTCGCGCACGCAAGCGGACTTTCTCGAGACACAGCTGTCGGACCACCACCATAGGCGGCAGGAGAGGAGCGAGCAGTTTCGCCAG GTTCGAGCGCACGTGCGTAAAGAAGATGGCCGCACGCAAGCCTACGGGTGGAGTTTGCCCGGGAAAAGCGGTCAAGGACAAAAAGGTCCAAATGTGTCACTATCATCCGGTGGTGTTCCAGTCCCAGTGCCGGTATTCTGCAG ACCCATCGCAGAAGCAGAACCTCGTATGACTCTGCTCTGTGCCGCTGCAGTGAACTTGAACGGTGGCAAGTCGCCAGATGGCCGTAACATTGGCGATAGCGTTACTATGTGCCTAG CATACGAAATGAGCAAGGCGCAGTCAGCCGGGTCTCCGGAAATAGAACAAATTGGTTCCGAACTACAATCCACCCATACCGTCGATAATATGGAGAGAAATATGTCATCGCTAGTCTGGATCTGTTCCAGCACACAGACCAAGGGCATTGTTATG ATAATCGACGCTAACAACCCAGCGGAGGTGATAGAATCGTTCACGGTGAGCGACAAGCACATACTGTGCGTCGCGTCCGTGCCCGGCGCGGTGGAGGACGACCACCACGAGTACGAGGAGCGCATGACTGAGAACGAGACTAAGAGACACTCT TACGAGGAGCGCATGACGGAGAACGAGACTAAGAGACACTCT GGCTCGTTGTTCTGTGTCAGTAAGAGTGACTCGACGGAGAGTCAAAATAATGGTCTGCCATTAACAGCCACTAGTAGCAGTTCTGGTGAGAACGGTGCTAAAGAAGTCATCGTTGGTAGTACACGGATG GTGCAAGCAACAATTCTAACCCCGCCCAGCACACCAGCAAAAGAAACGCCGCCGCCGATCAACGAGCAACCGCCAAAGGAATCCGCCATAGACAATATAGAGGACGCCGAAACTATTGTCGCCGAGAGCCCGCCGCTCAGCTCTACGCCTGTTAATA ATACAGAAAGACGCACTTCTCCAGAGCCGGGTGTCGACGCGTTTGCGCAAGAGCAGTCGAACGCTGAGAGTCGGGATGTGCCGCAAGAGCGCATCACTACGGCCACGCCCACTATGTGGCTCGGCACTAAGAGCGGCAATCTCTACGTGCACTCCGCTGTGACGGATTATAGCAAGTGTTTAGCCag gGTGAAATTGAACGACGCGATTTTATCCATCGTGGCCTGTTGGTCGCGTTGTATAGTGGCGCTGGCTGATGGTACTGTGGCCATATTCTCGCGGCTCGCGGACGGACAGTGGGACTTCTCGCAATATCTCCTTATGGTGCTTGGCGACCCTAAGTGTTCAG TGCGGTGCCTCAGTGCTGTGGGCAGCGGTACAGTGTGGTGCGGCTACCGCAACAAGGTGCACGTGATCGAGCCGCGCGCGGGCGTGCTGCTGCACTCGCTGGAGGCGCACCCGCGGCAAGAGAGCCAAGTGCGCCAGATGGCGTGCGAGGGAGACGGCGTGTGG GTGACAATCAAAATGGATTCAACGCTGCGTCTGTACCACGCGCATACGTACCAACATTTGAAGGACGTCGACATCGAGCCGTATGTTAGCAAGATGCTCGGCACCGGCAAGTTGGGATTCTCTCTCGTGAGGATCACGGCGTTGCTCATTAGTTCGGGGAGACTGTGGATCGGCACTAGCAATGGGGTTGTTATATCTGTGCCGCTATCTGAGAATCAAAG AGACGCAATCAGATCAACAAGTCCTGCTGGCGTGATCCCGCTATGTTCTATGGCCCACGCTCAGCTCAGCTTCCACGGGCACCGGGACGCGGTGACGTTCTTCGTCGCAGTCCCCGGGGCCGGGTCCCCGCGGACCCCGGACTCCCCGGACCAGGGTCCCACACCACCCCCCACTCTGGTCATATCCGGGGGCGAGGGGTACATCGACTTTAGAATAG CTGATTCGGAGATGGAGGACAGCGTGGTGGTGGCGGAGGACGGGTCGTCGAGCGGGCACAGCTCGCTGGTGGAGCGGGCCAGCAAGAGCCACCTGATCGTGTGGCAAGTGGCCACCGCCTAA